One window of Triticum dicoccoides isolate Atlit2015 ecotype Zavitan chromosome 5A, WEW_v2.0, whole genome shotgun sequence genomic DNA carries:
- the LOC119298218 gene encoding BTB/POZ and MATH domain-containing protein 1-like: MGACKTASTCSPDEAQGMHVFHILGYSKHRGMGKDPDSFIRSRIFTVVGHDWAIRLYPDGYSIAYLDYISVYLELMSNNTKVRASCDLRLVDQFTGLSYSAQKTGPRIFNFDNSTGFAPEFCEFKRRSHIEGSAYLRDDHLTIECIITVIKKPHVADTKPFPKIDMPPSDMTAHVGRLLEEKEGFDVSFIVGEETIEAHRFVLAMRSPVLKAELYGLTREARPPGQSITIKDMQPAVFKALLHFIYTDSLPGDMDLEGGKDTDMVRLLLVAADRYAMERFKLVCQSILCEDLNAVTVATTLALADQHNCHKLKDACLEFMEMSDYMDAVVATQGFKDVKASCPSLIVDALEKRRKFRKA, translated from the coding sequence ATGGGGGCATGTAAGACGGCGTCTACGTGTTCCCCGGATGAGGCTCAAGGCATGCATGTGTTTCATATCTTGGGCTACAGCAAGCACAGGGGCATGGGCAAAGACCCCGATAGCTTCATAAGATCCAGGATTTTCACTGTTGTCGGCCACGACTGGGCCATCCGCCTCTACCCTGACGGATACAGCATAGCATATCTAGATTACATCTCAGTTTATCTCGAGCTTATGAGTAACAACACTAAAGTCCGGGCATCTTGCGACCTGAGGCTTGTTGACCAATTTACCGGGTTATCGTATTCAGCGCAAAAAACAGGGCCTAGGATTTTCAATTTCGACAATTCCACTGGGTTTGCTCCAGAGTTCTGTGAGTTCAAAAGACGAAGCCATATCGAGGGATCCGCATACCTTAGGGATGATCACCTGACGATAGAATGCATCATCACTGTTATAAAAAAGCCACATGTTGCCGATACCAAACCATTCCCCAAGATTGACATGCCACCATCTGACATGACTGCGCATGTTGGCAGGCTGCTGGAAGAAAAGGAGGGATTTGATGTTAGTTTCATTGTTGGGGAAGAAACCATTGAAGCGCATAGGTTCGTTCTTGCTATGCGGTCACCTGTTCTGAAAGCAGAGCTCTACGGGTTGACGAGGGAGGCGAGGCCGCCGGGGCAGTCCATAACCATCAAGGACATGCAACCTGCCGTTTTCAAGGCCCTGCTTCATTTCATCTATACTGACTCTTTGCCGGGAGACATGGATCTTGAGGGAGGTAAGGATACTGACATGGTCCGGCTTCTGCTAGTGGCTGCAGATAGATATGCCATGGAGAGGTTCAAGCTGGTTTGCCAAAGCATCCTTTGTGAGGATCTGAACGCGGTCACCGTGGCAACCACATTGGCTTTAGCTGACCAACATAACTGCCACAAGCTTAAGGATGCTTGCCTTGAATTTATGGAAATGTCAGATTACATGGATGCTGTGGTGGCAACCCAAGGCTTCAAGGATGTCAAGGCAAGTTGCCCATCTCTCATAGTGGACGCATTGGAGAAGAGAAGAAAGTTTCGTAAAGCATGA